One window of the Phragmitibacter flavus genome contains the following:
- a CDS encoding glutamine--tRNA ligase/YqeY domain fusion protein encodes MTTDAAAEPIRLDFIREWIATDVANGKHGGEVVTRFPPEPNGYLHIGHAKSICLNFGIAQEFGPKARCHLRFDDTNPTKEETEYVDSIMEDVKWLGFEWGSHLHFASDHFPKLYAFAEQLIEKGLAFVCDLTPEEMRTFRGTLTDPGKPSPGRDRSAEENLDLFRRMKAGEFADGTRTLRAKIDMGHANLNMRDPVFYRILRAHHHRTGDAWCVYPMYDFAHPLSDAIEGVTHSICTLEFEDHRPLYEWLIENVDGLPSHPVQREFARLNLTSTVMSKRKLLRLVKEGYVSGWDDPRMPTLSGIRRRGYPAASMRQFSKSIGVTKFNAMTDFHVLENAVREELNKTSLRRIAVLRPLKLVLTNYPEDQVEFVEVPNNPEAPETGTRQVPLSRELFIERDDFAEEPPKGWRRFTAGAEVRLTNAFCVSLTEIIKNEAGEVVELRATYDDATRHGAQPVGRPKVKAAVHWVSAAHAVSAPVRLYDHLFALEHPDAAEGEFTDHLNPTSLEMLTETKLEPALADALPGQQFQFIRLGYFIADSRESIKGLPVFNRTVNLR; translated from the coding sequence ATGACCACCGACGCTGCTGCTGAACCTATCCGACTTGATTTTATCCGTGAATGGATTGCCACCGATGTGGCGAATGGGAAGCATGGGGGTGAGGTGGTGACGCGTTTTCCGCCTGAGCCGAATGGGTATTTGCACATTGGGCATGCAAAGTCGATTTGCCTGAATTTTGGGATCGCGCAGGAGTTTGGGCCAAAGGCGCGCTGTCATTTGCGGTTTGATGACACCAATCCGACCAAGGAGGAAACGGAATACGTGGACTCCATCATGGAGGATGTGAAGTGGCTGGGATTTGAGTGGGGTTCCCATTTGCATTTTGCGAGCGATCATTTCCCGAAGCTGTATGCGTTTGCGGAGCAGTTGATCGAAAAAGGCCTGGCTTTTGTGTGTGATTTGACGCCTGAGGAGATGCGCACTTTTCGTGGGACGTTGACGGATCCGGGCAAACCCAGCCCGGGCCGGGATCGGTCGGCAGAGGAGAATCTTGATTTGTTCCGTCGCATGAAGGCGGGCGAGTTTGCGGATGGAACACGCACGTTGCGGGCGAAGATCGACATGGGGCATGCGAACCTGAACATGCGTGATCCGGTTTTTTATCGAATTTTGCGCGCTCATCATCACCGCACGGGGGACGCCTGGTGCGTTTATCCGATGTATGACTTCGCGCATCCATTGAGCGATGCGATCGAAGGGGTGACGCATTCGATTTGCACGCTGGAGTTTGAGGATCACCGGCCGCTTTACGAGTGGTTGATCGAGAACGTGGACGGCTTGCCGAGCCATCCGGTGCAGCGCGAATTTGCGCGGTTGAACCTGACTTCAACGGTCATGAGCAAACGCAAGCTGTTGCGGCTGGTGAAGGAGGGCTATGTGAGCGGATGGGACGATCCCCGCATGCCGACCTTGTCCGGCATCCGGCGTCGGGGATACCCTGCGGCATCGATGCGGCAGTTCAGCAAAAGCATCGGGGTGACCAAGTTCAATGCGATGACGGACTTCCATGTGTTGGAAAACGCCGTTCGCGAGGAGTTGAACAAAACTTCCCTGCGTCGCATTGCGGTGCTGCGTCCGCTGAAGCTGGTGCTGACGAACTATCCTGAAGATCAGGTGGAGTTTGTTGAGGTGCCCAACAATCCCGAGGCTCCTGAAACGGGCACGCGGCAGGTTCCGTTGAGCCGGGAGTTGTTCATCGAGCGCGATGATTTCGCTGAAGAACCGCCGAAAGGCTGGCGTCGATTTACCGCGGGTGCGGAGGTGCGTTTGACGAATGCGTTCTGTGTCAGCCTGACCGAGATCATCAAAAACGAAGCCGGTGAAGTGGTGGAATTGCGCGCCACCTATGACGATGCCACCCGCCATGGGGCGCAGCCAGTTGGCCGGCCAAAAGTGAAGGCGGCCGTGCATTGGGTTTCGGCGGCGCATGCGGTGAGTGCTCCGGTGAGGCTTTATGATCACTTGTTTGCCCTTGAGCATCCGGATGCAGCGGAGGGGGAGTTCACGGATCATTTGAACCCCACCTCGCTCGAAATGTTGACGGAAACGAAGCTCGAACCGGCCCTGGCGGATGCCCTTCCGGGACAGCAATTTCAGTTCATCCGGCTTGGATATTTTATTGCGGATTCGCGAGAATCCATCAAGGGTTTGCCCGTTTTCAATCGCACCGTTAATCTCCGTTAG
- a CDS encoding 2-oxo acid dehydrogenase subunit E2, which produces MPAIPILMPQLGESIAEAMIIRVIIEPGSSIKEGDEIFEVETNKAVMTVTAPCDGEVGDITAQVNTSYAVGARLGSLNVSDANAKSFGSQAPRDQEPVHSESTASVSEAGQSNSNGSGSGNGNGSAGSSASGEPANLHFKISDEETIRERQPTVEPVVGGLPVPAGATGAHYISSRMRARMHELGLNSSDLSAVAGSGAGGRVTVEDLELFLRKLDQHRMTNASPMRIAVADSMRRSWSRPLATVGMPIIIDAMLAHRKKANPKPGPALYAIRALALALSEDTAVAGRLVGSRIVHPNSIDIGFAVEVADGVLVPTIREVDKKPLSVLVEAYNKLVDQARARRLPNDANRPGIATVTNFGSFGIVWATPIPLPEQNLVLGLGAGRKAPVWSDQVGTFIPVTEANMTLSFDHRILDGGAAGRLLQRVAQLLQQPEKL; this is translated from the coding sequence ATGCCAGCCATTCCCATTCTCATGCCCCAGCTCGGGGAATCCATCGCGGAAGCCATGATCATTCGTGTCATCATCGAGCCGGGTTCCAGCATCAAGGAAGGTGACGAGATTTTCGAAGTGGAGACCAACAAGGCGGTGATGACGGTGACGGCTCCTTGCGACGGCGAAGTGGGCGACATCACGGCGCAGGTCAACACCAGCTATGCGGTGGGAGCACGTCTCGGGTCGCTCAATGTCAGCGATGCCAATGCGAAATCGTTTGGATCACAGGCACCGCGAGATCAGGAACCGGTTCATTCGGAGTCGACCGCGAGTGTGAGTGAGGCAGGGCAATCCAACTCCAACGGAAGTGGCAGTGGCAACGGCAACGGCAGCGCTGGCAGTTCCGCTTCTGGGGAGCCTGCCAATCTGCATTTCAAGATCAGCGATGAGGAGACCATTCGCGAGCGTCAGCCGACGGTTGAGCCGGTGGTGGGCGGTCTGCCAGTGCCGGCGGGTGCCACGGGGGCTCATTACATTTCCTCCCGGATGCGGGCGCGAATGCATGAGCTGGGCTTGAATTCGTCGGATCTTTCGGCTGTTGCGGGGAGCGGTGCTGGCGGTCGTGTAACGGTTGAAGATTTGGAGCTGTTCCTTCGCAAGCTGGATCAGCATCGCATGACGAATGCTTCTCCGATGCGCATCGCGGTGGCGGATTCCATGCGTCGCAGCTGGAGCCGGCCTTTGGCAACGGTGGGCATGCCGATCATCATTGACGCCATGCTGGCGCATCGCAAAAAGGCGAATCCCAAGCCCGGACCGGCTCTTTATGCCATTCGCGCTCTGGCGCTGGCGTTGAGCGAAGATACCGCCGTTGCGGGACGTCTGGTGGGGAGTCGCATTGTCCATCCAAACTCCATCGATATCGGCTTTGCGGTGGAGGTCGCCGACGGGGTTTTGGTGCCAACCATTCGTGAGGTCGACAAAAAGCCGCTTTCGGTTTTGGTCGAAGCTTACAACAAGCTGGTTGATCAGGCCCGTGCGCGACGTCTTCCGAACGACGCCAACCGGCCTGGCATTGCCACCGTGACGAACTTTGGTTCCTTCGGCATCGTCTGGGCCACGCCGATTCCATTGCCCGAGCAGAACTTGGTGCTGGGACTGGGCGCCGGTCGCAAAGCTCCTGTCTGGAGCGATCAGGTCGGCACCTTCATTCCGGTGACGGAGGCCAACATGACGCTGAGTTTCGATCACCGCATTCTCGATGGTGGTGCGGCCGGCCGTTTGTTGCAGCGCGTTGCCCAGTTGCTTCAGCA